GAAACATTCTCCTGCCTTTCCAGCACAAGGGGTGGCACATCCGCATCAGGTCGCAAAGCCTTGCCCGCAAGCCGATGCTTTTATAGCAAAAGACGGCGCGGGCGGTGTCAATCAGCGCGAACGCAATGTCCCGGCCGGGTTGTATTCTGAAGAGAAGATTCCCGGCGGAAAGGTCCCGGAAATAAACGCCCCGGTCATGGATTGTTCTCAGGAAAAGCGCCAGCTGATCGTAAAACTCGCCGTCCTGCAGTCCCTCAAATTCGGCGCCATTGTTCCCCCGTGCATGGTAAGTTTCGCTGAAAGCGGTAAAAGCTTTCCGGACGGAAAAACTTTCCGCAAAATCCTCGCACACGTACCAGCCTGCGCGCGCAAGGGGCGCTTTTGAACCATGAAAAAACGCGATCGGCCCCGGCGTGGCGATGCCGCGCCGTAAAAGCTCCTGGGCTCCGTTCCAGCTGCGCAGGGCCTTGTCGCCCTTATGCCCGGACAAAAAACGCCTGATCAGCGGCAACGGCCTGAATTGTTTGACGATTACGTTTTCATTTGTATCCCCGCCGGGCAGGGCGCGCCAGACCCGGTTGCGGGCGTCGCGGAGAATTTTTGCCTTCGCGTCCGCCGTTGGCGGCGCAATTATATCCAATATTTTGCCGGCATAATCATGCCGGCAGACGCCTTCCAGATTATCGCGCGCGATAAAATCATATTTCCTTCCGGCCGTGTTCGCGAAACGGATGTGTTGCAGGACGCGCGGCTTGCCCGTCATTGCCGGCGCGGGCGCGCGATTTTCGGAAAATCCCGGACCGGGCCAGAAAATATAAACCGGGCTTTCGGAAATCATGGCGGGCGGCTCGTCCAGCGGAACGCCGGCGCGCGAGTAAAAGCGCGCGCGTTTCAGCGCCTCTTTTGCATAACAGTCTCCGGTCAGGGCGCAACGTCCGTTCATCGTCCAGGCAACATGGAGCAGGCCGCTTTTCGCGCGGAATTCATGGATTTCAAGGCCGTATTCCGAGGGGATTTTGCGGCTGTAAGCCGTTCCGGACAATAACCGGTTCACGGCCTTAAAGGCGAAATATGCGGGCCGGACACGATAACCGGCTGGATTGCCGCGCGCCTCGCCGTAAAAGGTTACATGCGGTATTTCCGGAAATTCCGCGGTGCCGTCGTCAATCAACCCCTCGCGCTGGCCGATCAACGGCCCCCAGTAAACATTTTCAAGGGCGCCGCTCGCGGCGGCCAGACAGCAATAACGCGCCAGATAATCAGCCTGTTTTTCTTCGGTTTCTCCCAGAAAACGCGCGATTCTCCGCAAACTCCAGGAAACATGCGGACAAATGGTTTTCGGCACAGCGAAAGACAAGGCAATATCTTTGAGCGTCATTGCCTTGCGAACCAGGTTGAAACGGAAAACACCGGCAAAAATCCGGCCGGCGATTTTATGGTCGTAGGACTCCGGTTCCGAGGCGCGCTCCACAAAAAGATTGTCGGTATGAACGGCGGGCAGCAACCCGAGCTGTTTCATCCGGCTCAACAAGGCAATATTGTAAACCGGCTCAAAATCGGTTACATTGGGGGCGGCCAGCGCGCAATTATGGGCGGACGCCGCCTCGCAGGCAATCCGCCAGGCGTGCAGATACCCCGGCAGGGTATAACCGGACCATTTGCGCCGGTTACAGGTTGAACCGATTTCAACAAGATCAACCTCATGGCCGTAGGCGGCCAGAGTTTCGGCCACAAACAGCCGCCAGTCCCGGCCGGCCTGGGCGTTGCCCGGCAGGGACTCGGCCTCGGAACGGGATTGCACCAGGTGGAGGCAGATTTTGAACTTTTCGTCAATCAGTCTCCTCAACAGCCGTTCCTGAAATGTACTGCGGCTGGCGGCCGCAAAATCAACCCGTACGCGGCGCAAACCGAGCTCTCTCAGGCGCGCGACAATAATATCATCGCAGGCAGAGTCTTCGCCACCGGCCACGCCGACGCCGAAAAAATCATCGCCGACCAGATGTTCTCCGGGAGGCTTATCGCCGCCAATGGCGCGCCAGCGGCCGGACAAAGCATATTTTAATACGGCCGGCGCGGCGCGGAAAAATGCAAATAAATTTTGCCAAAATGCGGACATCAGGCTAGAATAATGCAACACAAACGCTTATTAATAAAGCTAAAAGAATCTCTCAATGAAAAAGAATGGATTTAATCCGATCAACCTTCCGGAATGGAAACATCTTGCGCAACATTGCCGCCGGATACGAAATGTTCATCTTCGCGATTTATTCGCACGGGACTCCCGCCGCGCCCAGAAATTCACCCTTTCCGCCGAAGGTCTCACGCTGGACTATTCAAAGAACCGGGTTACTTCCGAAACCATGCGCGCCCTGTTTGCCCTGGCGCGCGCATGTGGGATCGCAAAAGCGCGCCGGGCAATGTTTTCGGGCCAGGCGATCAACCGCACCGAAAACCGGCCGGCGCTCCATATCGCCCTGCGCCATATTTCCGGCGGGCCAATCCTGGCCAACGGCACGGACGTCATGCCGGAAGTGAAAAGGGTTTTGCGCCAAATGGACCGTTTCAGCCGCGCGGTCCGGGAAAATGCATGGCGCGGCCACACCGGCAAAACGATCCGCAACATAATCAATATCGGCATCGGCGGCTCGGACCTCGGGCCCGCCATGGCTTACGAGGCCCTCAAGCCGTACGCTAAAAGGGACCTGAATGTAAAGTTTGTCTCCAATATTGACGCCGCCCACCTGCTGGAAGCGGTGCGCGGACTGGACGCCGCGGAAACGTTGTTCGTGGTCGTATCAAAAACCTTCACCACGCAGGAGACGATTGCCAACGCGCTTTCGGCGCGCGCCTGGTGTTTGGCCCGGCTGAAAACCGAAAAAGCGGTTAAAAAACATTTTGTGGCGGTTTCCACCAGCACGGAAAAGGTAAGGGAATTCGGAATTGACCCGGAAAACATGTTCGCGTTCTGGGACTGGGTCGGCGGCCGCTATTCGCTCTGTTCGGCGGTGGGCCTTGCCCTGATGCTGGCAATCGGCCCTG
Above is a genomic segment from Kiritimatiellia bacterium containing:
- the pgi gene encoding glucose-6-phosphate isomerase, which gives rise to MKKNGFNPINLPEWKHLAQHCRRIRNVHLRDLFARDSRRAQKFTLSAEGLTLDYSKNRVTSETMRALFALARACGIAKARRAMFSGQAINRTENRPALHIALRHISGGPILANGTDVMPEVKRVLRQMDRFSRAVRENAWRGHTGKTIRNIINIGIGGSDLGPAMAYEALKPYAKRDLNVKFVSNIDAAHLLEAVRGLDAAETLFVVVSKTFTTQETIANALSARAWCLARLKTEKAVKKHFVAVSTSTEKVREFGIDPENMFAFWDWVGGRYSLCSAVGLALMLAIGPENFNRMLAGFHAMDQHFLTAPLNKNMPVIMALLGIWYNNFFNAQTQAVLPYSQYLARFPAYLQQADMESNGKSIARNGKKVRWQTGPIIWGEPGTNGQHAFYQLLHQGTKLVPADFIGFGRPVEELGEHHAMLMANFFAQTEALAFGKTAGELAAEKIAAGLIPHRTFEGNRPTNTILAARLNPAALGKLIALYEHKIFTQGAIWNIYPFDQWGVQLGKELAGKILPELQVARPAKLKHDSSTNALIKRFRAMQKK